Proteins co-encoded in one Aspergillus flavus chromosome 2, complete sequence genomic window:
- a CDS encoding centromere protein H (CENP-H)-domain-containing protein, which produces MASAKARSLPHLDPGEVSLLDFAEDDPRDAVPFSDKEALILQLYHQLQEQELEKALLEQDAEILSGDNAEEQLATAERELLEARATYTVRRKALGAVLMTDPTLRAVHLKAIYPAEQTLLRLINRRDVLSLAHENLNTALSSTLKKLSNAEVENLQLHQKNKALVRELLDLTKNDESWREELDDMSIKELLEQVKADHKRSKAKWETMKSITSAIVVGSGVNWAEDEELVALVLDDSDD; this is translated from the exons ATGGCATCTGCGAAAGCCCGTTCCCTACCTCACCTGGACCCGGGTGAGGTTTCCTTGTTGGATTTCGCAGAGGATGATCCTAGGGATGCTGTGCCTTTCTCGGACAAGGAAGCGTTGATCCTGCAACTATATCATCAACTTCAGGAACAAGAACTCGAAAAGGCACTTCTCGAACAAG ATGCCGAAATACTGTCAGGGGATAATGCCGAAGAGCAGCTGGCCACAGCAGAGCGCGAGCTTCTAGAAGCCAGAGCTACTTACACAGTCAGGCGGAAGGCACTTGGAGCTGTTCTTATGACAGACCCCACTCTCAGAGCTGTTCATCTGAAGGCCATATATCCGGCTGAACA AACTCTCCTTCGTCTTATCAATAGACGTGACGTGCTCTCCTTAGCACATGAGAACTTGAATACTGCGCTTAGCTCGACTCTCAAAAAGTTATCCAACGCGGAGGTGGAAAACTTGCAGCTGCATCAGAAGAACAAAGCGCTCGTCCGAGAGCTACTAGATCTAACGAAGAACGACGAATCGTGGAGGGAAGAACTGGATGATATGAGTATTAAGGAGCTACTAGAGCAAGTCAAAGCGGATCACAAAAGAAGTAAAGCGAAATGGGAAACTATGAAAAGCATTACTAGCGCTATCGTTGTCGGTAGTGGTGTGAActgggctgaagatgaagagctCGTGGCTCTTGTGTTGGACGACTCTGACGATTGA
- a CDS encoding killer toxin, with the protein MLATVFLIVASALTANAKLGINCRGSAKCSVLWGPSDAAQQLTNVIQHIDTNRWYMNGEHIACVGNQAGNGGGYCAFLQKTGGTNGGVIKNLAHYITDHGCKQCGSVPYYFPQGNNNVDDGELTYNYVDDPCATAGTQLC; encoded by the exons ATGTTGGCCACAGTATTCTTAATAGTCGCAAGTGCTCTCACTGCCAACGCCAAACTCGGAATCAACTGTCGCGGTTCCGCAAAGTGCAGCGTATTATGGGGACCTTCTGATGCTGCTCAGCAACTCACCAACGTGATTCAACATATCGATACCAACAGATG GTACATGAACGGAGAGCACATCGCCTGTGTTGGCAACCAGGCTGGTAATGGCGGTGGTTATTGTGCTTTCCTGCAGAAGACCGGGGGAACCAACGGCGGTGTGATTAAGAACTTGGCTCATTATATTACCGATCATGG ATGCAAGCAGTGTGGTAGTGTGCCATACTATTTCCCTCAGGGTAACAACAATGTGGACGATGGCGAGCTCACGTATAACTATGTTGATG ATCCTTGCGCTACAGCCGGTACTCAGCTCTGTTAA
- a CDS encoding killer toxin: protein MYTPSIIQGLLLAITLVSSSSAKLGINCRGSANCNTFGNTQMAFQLKRAIDGIDPNRWYNNGEHIACVGSGARITGNGGFCAFLQNTGGTNGAVIKSLAHYIPEHGCKVCGSVPYFYPQGNNNVDDGELTFNYVDNACTKDEAKLC from the exons ATGTACACCCCATCTATCATCCAAGgtctcctcctcgccatcaCCCTGgtgtcctcctcctcagccaaGCTCGGAATCAACTGCCGCGGTTCAGCGAACTGCAACACCTTCGGCAACACCCAGATGGCCTTCCAGCTCAAACGCGCCATCGACGGCATTGACCCCAACCGCTGGTACAACAACGGAGAGCACATCGCCTGTGTCGGATCCGGTGCTCGCATCACCGGCAATGGCGGGTTCTGTGCATTCCTACAGAACACCGGTGGTACGAATGGTGCTGTGATCAAGAGTTTGGCTCATTATATCCCGGAACATGG ATGCAAGGTTTGCGGTAGTGTGCCGTATTTCTATCCTCAGGGTAATAATAATGTCGATGATGGGGAGCTTACCTTTAATTATGTGGATAATGCGTGCACGAAGGATGAAGCGAAGCTTTGCTGA
- a CDS encoding putative lipase/esterase has translation MSTLDSPIALLKAMVVRIPLILKTLFLHTIRLSPVSGKQDLRTELTVAIIRSFIAFTTTPVGKQQKGSMRDPGIKGPMWISKVTLPPPENDVQEAVFKAFEDLKLGGETYDIPGVVPVEAEWTSYRSGVDKNAPQPDISEEDKYKELRKEAQSDTVILYFHGGAYFLMDPCTHRIPVAQLSKRTGAPILSVRYRLAPQHPFPSALVDALVAYLSLIAPPPGSLHEPVPAKKIIFSGDSAGGNLCLVLLQTLLTLRRISPTIRFHGQDIPIELPAGLAMSSPWCDVTRSMPSVVNNALYDYLAPPSQVPETLYQPPSIPADTIWPCKPPRVDLFSNANAAIHPLVSPLAARKELWKGSPPIYMNMGEEGLSDEGLLLARKMCQVGVPVVVEQFEGMPHCFGLLMVKTPAGKRFFDGMSKFCSDAIAGRVEPSSCLTYIGYKLRSAREIPLDKAVSLTDEEVDERLRKSAEWRIKGEEELQKQYYEKAKL, from the exons CCTAAAGACCTTATTTCTTCATACAATTCGCTTGTCCCCCGTATCCGGAAAACAAGACCTGCGGACAGAGTTAACTGTCGCTATCATCCGCTCTTTTATTGCCTTCACGACGACGCCAGTCGGCAAACAGCAAAAAGGCAGCATGCGTGACCCAGGCATCAAGGGTCCTATGTGGATCTCGAAAGTGACATTACCTCCGCCTGAAAACGATGTACAAGAAGCCGTGTTCAAAGCGTTCGAGGATCTGAAACTGGGTGGCGAGACCTACGATATCCCAGGTGTTGTTCCTGTTGAGGCAGAGTGGACCAGTTACCGTAGTGGTGTGGACAAGAATGCGCCGCAGCCTGATATTTCGGAAGAAGACAAGTATAAGGAGTTACGGAAAGAAGCGCAATCGGATACGGTCATCCTGTACTTTCACGGAGGAGCTTACTT TCTCATGGATCCCTGCACCCATCGTATTCCAGTCGCTCAGCTTTCCAAGAGGACTGGGGCGCCCATTTTGTCGGTGCGATACCGACTCGCGCCACAGCATCCCTTCCCCTCTGCGCTCGTGGATGCTTTGGTTGCGTATCTGTCTCTCATTGCCCCACCCCCTGGCTCACTCCATGAGCCCGTGCCTGCAAAGAAGATTATCTTTTCCGGCGACTCCGCCGGTGGAAATCTATGCTTAGTGCTTCTGCAGACTCTATTAACGCTTCGCCGCATCTCCCCAACTATCCGCTTCCACGGCCAAGACATCCCGATTGAATTACCCGCTGGATTAGCCATGAGCTCACCATGGTGTGATGTGACACGATCTATGCCCTCTGTCGTTAACAACGCCCTATACGACTATCTTGCACCGCCGTCCCAAGTTCCCGAGACACTCTACCAACCCCCTAGTATCCCTGCAGACACCATCTGGCCGTGTAAACCGCCGCGAGTCGACCTTTTCTCCAATGCCAACGCAGCAATCCACCCTCTAGTATCGCCTCTAGCAGCACGCAAAGAACTCTGGAAAGGCTCACCACCGATCTACATGAACATGGGCGAAGAAGGTCTCTCAGACGAAGGCCTCCTTCTAGCTCGCAAAATGTGCCAAGTTGGGGTTCCTGTCGTGGTGGAACAGTTCGAAGGCATGCCACATTGTTTCGGTCTTCTCATGGTCAAGACACCAGCCGGGAAACGCTTTTTCGATGGGATGTCTAAGTTCTGCAGTGACGCGATTGCGGGTCGGGTGGAGCCATCCAGCTGTTTGACGTACATTGGGTATAAGTTGCGGTCGGCTCGCGAGATTCCGTTGGATAAGGCTGTTTCTTTGACTGacgaggaggttgatgagcGATTGCGCAAGAGTGCTGAATGGCGGATTAAGGGCGAAGAAGAACTGCAGAAACAATATTATGAGAAGGCGAAACTGTAG
- a CDS encoding autophagy-related protein 11 has translation MSLHIYIAHTGEHLLADPVSFASPDALRSWISRNTSIPSQRQILMTARGKNVKIQTLATEDEIFVYDRRFVNEPNEQDIPTLPSPQPLDLENPPDTLTDQNDLQAWRNLYMARRTWAEGLTERCELIHKDIQERNERTDIINRAISVALENLKTHVGTLEHRFTEAQTWANDLLKEQHVALDGWERTFATLGNIPARKDFPFLGRPSTPTKGSDNSTGTLRDYLDTDEVHRAGSEAVDVSSRFARQVEDVEKAVGGIAADTQHLVDAAVPAGVDGVEGLLQEVETISRKIQSDYEHVLALPNNQKTLANISRLALSHTKDLLPSLLEVSAEIQTNLEEAARQYNAAVKAAFNHMRQISLIESRLADVQSQINNLNFQSDAFDVLYTVFHMPFVYGSILIESVRRREFSDKMKSDSLTLAEEMSVFQDEEQRRRKKWIKNMGDFVSMSDTTTPGIEVNLRGQEYEWPVVSRKEIEAYIEELKTKPGMASPVQELTQLYKELDAPTRLQRRRAKAFKQGSVFDLSRSSLLLRSDDMVRSLRDEKSKLEEKVKGSESRIRKLEDLLHRQSHMGRPASGNFSIDFPSSPASPHPDTLSRRSSVSSRRMSSNQSSEEKALVQRIVHLEAELAAERETVQKLQKDAHAERQSNTDKIQEVQSTKNDLIGNLEARQREFDDERRFLEGEMKKCRIRAEELEEELDRIMESREHEKQDADERIHQLELELQDAHARAEEEIQKATDLTAYTQTLKDAEESLRIRIEELEKQESERRERERESNQALQAAFMNLSPGGSVPVDTPSIVKAIEVLSEGLSIHAKNAEESSAKAVAESKELGERLSQLESEAEELRKTSEMRASELSLVKEELAQEKTRLENVASDLDDERSKFIALQSKLASGETGSDALQERVIEEERKLADLSQRLNEVEAQARKAEGEVLVWKERVEAMAETEQHAAGRVETCGTRSQELSKQLFRQVEKVEHMLEQLGFTVVRQNGDIVVQRSSKVTALSSTAESLSQSGVVSVRPDPTLLDWMHADTSQEETDRFMAFMESLYQFDVDIFSDAIVKRVKDIEVLARKWQKEARGYRDKYHRTQSEAHDKIAYRSFKEGDLALFLPTRNQAIRSWAAFNVGAPHYFLREQDVHKLHTRDWLLARITKIEERVVDLSKSMNGANPDRRSIGEASDGTSFDDENPFELSDGLRWYLLDAMEEKPGAPATPGLGKSTVAPAHVDARGSIRLKRTSAGGNVARTLSKSLDSRRNSSNSKKGPATPSQRGNDSTTDLARQADADSTTATAGSQPREAAPTSEEGLEQTQSALGLGQQRQTGGVRSPLSSRFDYSGAVSPSRSTPSGRQAARYRPWEKLWSVDYRLEGGSR, from the exons ATGTCTTTGCACATCTATATCGCTCACACAGGTGAGCATTTGCTTGCTGATCCGGTGTCGTTCGCATC TCCCGATGCACTTCGATCATGGATTTCCCGAAACACCTCAATCCCATCCCAAAGACAAATCTTGATGACTGCTCGTGGGAAGAACGTCAAGATTCAGACATTGGCTACTGAA GACGAGATATTCGTATATGACCGCAGATTCGTTAATGAGCCCAACGAACAAGACATCCCGACGCTTCCCTCTCCACAACCGCTTGATCTTGAAAACCCTCCCGATACCCTCACCGACCAAAATGATCTCCAAGCCTGGCGAAATCTTTACATGGCTAGACGTACGTGGGCCGAGGGCTTGACGGAACGTTGCGAGTTAATTCATAAGGATATACAAGAGCGTAATGAGCGGACGGATATTATAAATCGCGCTATCAGTGTAGCTCTTGAGAACCTGAAGACTCATGTGGGAACCTTGGAACATCGGTTCACGGAAGCACAGACGTGGGCGAATGATCTTTTGAAGGAACAACACGTAGCGCTTGATGGATGGGAACGAACCTTTGCGACATTGGGAAACATCCCAGCTCGAAAGGACTTCCCCTTCCTAGGACGCCcgtcaaccccaacaaaGGGCTCGGATAACTCAACTGGAACGCTACGTGATTATTTAGACACAGATGAAGTGCATAGAGCTGGGTCAGAGGCAGTGGATGTATCCTCGCGCTTTGCTCGACaggttgaagatgtggagaaggCTGTTGGCGGGATTGCTGCTGACACTCAGCACTTGGTGGATGCTGCGGTCCCTGCAGGCGtggatggtgttgagggcCTATTACAGGAAGTGGAAACAATATCTAGGAAGATACAATCCGACTATGAACATGTTTTGGCTCTGCCCAATAATCAGAAAACGCTGGCCAACATTTCTAGACTTGCGCTGAGCCATACCAAGGACCTCCTACCATCGCTATTGGAAGTTAGTGCCGAGATTCAGACCAATTTGGAGGAAGCCGCTAGGCAATATAATGCCGCAGTGAAAGCTGCTTTCAATCACATGCGACAGATATCTTTGATTGAGTCACGCCTTGCCGATGTGCAGTCTCAAATAAACAATTTGAATTTCCAAAGCGATGCATTCGATGTCCTCTACACGGTTTTCCACATGCCGTTTGTTTATGGGTCTATCTTGATTGAGTCTGTTCGACGTCGTGAGTTCAGTGACAAGATGAAGAGCGACTCCCTAACTTTAGCGGAAGAGATGTCTGTATTTCAGGATGAAGAGCAACGCCGGAGGAAAAAATGGATCAAGAACATGGGTGATTTCGTTTCTATGTCCGACACAACTACACCAGGGATCGAAGTCAATCTACGAGGCCAGGAGTATGAGTGGCCCGTAGTCAGTAGAAAGGAGATCGAAGCGTACATTGAGGAGCTGAAGACTAAACCTGGTATGGCCAGTCCTGTCCAAGAGCTGACACAACTCTATAAAGAGTTAGATGCTCCTACCCGCCTACAACGCCGCAGGGCAAAGGCCTTCAAGCAAGGCAGTGTCTTTGACCTTAGCCGAAGCTCTCTTTTACTTCGCAGCGATGACATGGTCCGGAGCTTGAGGGACGAAAAGTCTAAATTAGAAGAAAAAGTTAAAGGCTCTGAAAGCCGTATTCGGAAGCTCGAAGACCTGCTACATCGCCAGAGCCATATGGGGAGGCCGGCTAGTGGAAATTTCTCAATCGACTTTCCTAGCTCTCCAGCATCGCCTCATCCTGATACGCTTTCAAGAAGGTCTTCTGTTTCATCAAGACGGATGTCCTCGAACCAATCTTCAGAAGAGAAGGCGCTAGTGCAGCGAATTGTTCACCTAGAAGCCGAGTTGGCAGCAGAACGAGAGACAGTTCAAAAGCTGCAAAAGGACGCGCACGCGGAGCGCCAATCCAACACTGACAAAATACAAGAAGTGCAGTCCACGAAGAATGACTTGATAGGAAATCTTGAAGCCCGGCAGCGGGAGTTTGATGATGAACGGAGGTTCCTCGAAGGTGAGATGAAAAAGTGTAGGATACGGGCTGAAGAGCTcgaggaggagttggatAGAATAATGGAGAGCCGAGAGCATGAGAAACAGGACGCCGATGAGCGGATCCACCAGCTTGAGCTAGAACTACAAGATGCTCATGCTCgtgctgaagaagagatacagaAGGCGACCGACCTAACTGCATACACGCAGACCCTTAAAGATGCGGAAGAGAGTCTCCGTATTCGGATCGAAGAACTTGAGAAGCAAGAATCCGAAAGAAGAGAGCGTGAGCGAGAAAGCAATCAGGCCCTACAAGCTGCTTTCATGAACCTATCACCCGGGGGCTCAGTTCCAGTGGACACCCCTAGCATCGTCAAAGCTATCGAAGTACTTTCTGAAGGGCTGTCAATTCATGCTAAGAATGCAGAAGAAAGTTCTGCCAAAGCTGTAGCCGAAAGTAAGGAGCTTGGAGAACGCCTAAGCCAGCTTGAGTCGGAAGCCGAGGAGTTAAGAAAGACTTCAGAAATGCGCGCTTCAGAACTGTCCCTAGTAAAAGAGGAACTTGCACAGGAGAAAACGAGATTGGAAAATGTTGCATCTGACTTGGATGATGAACGCTCCAAATTTATTGCCCTGCAGTCTAAGTTGGCCTCCGGTGAGACAGGGTCCGACGCTCTTCAAGAACGCGTCATAGAGGAAGAACGAAAACTGGCGGACCTTTCCCAGAGATTAAACGAAGTAGAGGCTCAGGCTCGAAAGGCCGAGGGTGAGGTCCTTGTTTGGAAGGAGAGGGTGGAAGCCATGGCTGAAACAGAGCAGCACGCTGCTGGTAGAGTTGAGACTTGCGGGACTAGATCTCAAGAGCTTTCAAAGCAGCTATTCAGACAAGTTGAAAAGGTGGAGCATATGCTGGAGCAATTAGGTTTCACCGTCGTCCGGCAAAATGGAGATATTGTTGTCCAAAGGTCTTCTAAGGTTACTGCCCTCTCAAGTACTGCAGAATCCCTCAGCCAGTCTGGAGTGGTATCGGTACGGCCAGACCCGACCCTTCTTGACTGGATGCACGCCGATACCTCCCAAGAGGAAACCGACAGGTTTATGGCTTTCATGGAATCACTATATCAGTTCGATGTTGATATATTCAGCGATGCTATTGTCAAGCGCGTTAAGGACATTGAGGTACTTGCTCGCAAATGGCAGAAGGAGGCGAGGGGATACAGAGATAAATACCATCGGACTCAGAGTGAAGCTCATGATAAGATTGCCTACCGGTCCTTCAAGGAAGGGGATCTCGCCTTGTTTTTGCCAACGAGAAACCAGGCCATCCGATCATGGGCTGCTTTCAATGTCGGGGCACCGCACTACTTCTTGCGCGAGCAAGATGTTCACAAACTCCATACTCGGGATTGGCTGCTTGCTCGGATCACGAAGATTGAAGAAAGAGTCGTGGATCTTTCGAAATCCATGAATGGTGCTAATCCAGATCGTCGGTCAATCGGAGAGGCTAGTGATGGCACTTCCTTCGATGATGAGAATCCTTTTGAATTGTCTGATGGCCTTCGCTGGTACCTTCTAGATGCCATGGAGGAAAAGCCCGGCGCACCAGCCACGCCAGGTTTAGGCAAAAGTACTGTTGCGCCAGCACATGTAGACGCGCGGGGCAGTATCCGATTGAAACGCACGAGTGCCGGAGGCAATGTTGCCCGAACTTTAAGCAAGAGCCTGGATAGTCGACGTAACAGTTCTAATTCTAAGAAAGGTCCAGCAACACCGTCACAACGTGGCAACGATTCAACAACTGATCTTGCCCGACAAGCTGACGCCGACTCGACAACTGCAACTGCAGGCTCACAGCCACGGGAGGCAGCCCCTACTTCAGAAGAG GGCTTGGAACAAACGCAAAGCGCTCTTGGATTGGGGCAGCAGCGACAGACTGGTGGTGTGAGGTCTCCTCTGTCTTCGCGGTTTGACTATTCAGGCGCCGTATCACCATCCCGATCAACCCCAAGCGGGCGGCAGGCTGCTCGATACCGACCATGGGAGAAACTGTGGTCTGTGGACTATCGTTTGGAGGGCGGAAGCCGATAA